One Chitinophagales bacterium genomic window carries:
- a CDS encoding DUF4242 domain-containing protein — translation MPKYVIEREIPGAGKLSAEELKNISQISCGVLNNMGPQIQWVQSYVTDDKIYCIYVAPNEQMVREHAKQGGFPANSVSKVAAIIEPITAE, via the coding sequence ATGCCTAAATATGTAATTGAGCGCGAAATTCCCGGTGCAGGTAAACTATCTGCTGAAGAATTAAAAAATATTTCACAAATTTCCTGTGGAGTATTAAATAATATGGGACCGCAAATTCAGTGGGTACAAAGCTATGTGACAGATGATAAGATATATTGCATCTATGTTGCGCCAAATGAACAAATGGTCCGCGAGCATGCAAAACAAGGTGGATTTCCTGCAAATTCAGTAAGTAAGGTAGCTGCTATTATAGAACCAATAACTGCGGAATAA